In one Polaribacter sp. ALD11 genomic region, the following are encoded:
- a CDS encoding SdpI family protein translates to MSDALLYVFTTNGLLFLISIIFWKFPPKKINSLYGYKTPKAQQNQQIWDFANSTFNRSLLIYAGISFLAGLAFVTFLNAELTWQPMAFVFLSIIVSIVKTEKALNDNFTEEGKKKKIKK, encoded by the coding sequence ATGAGTGATGCTTTATTATACGTTTTCACCACAAACGGATTGTTATTTTTAATTAGTATTATTTTTTGGAAATTTCCACCGAAAAAAATCAATAGCCTTTATGGTTACAAGACACCAAAAGCACAGCAAAATCAACAAATATGGGATTTTGCAAACAGTACTTTTAATAGGAGTTTACTAATCTATGCTGGTATTTCTTTTCTTGCAGGTTTAGCTTTTGTAACATTTTTAAATGCCGAATTAACCTGGCAACCAATGGCTTTTGTCTTTTTATCAATAATTGTAAGTATTGTAAAAACAGAAAAAGCATTAAATGATAATTTTACGGAAGAAGGTAAAAAGAAAAAAATTAAAAAGTAG